The Stutzerimonas stutzeri RCH2 genomic interval TCCAGCGCCTCGCGCTCGACCACCGGCACGCAGATGACCAGATCGCCGAGCAGCGGAATATCCAGCATTTCGTCGGGGACGTCGGCCGGGAACGACAGCACGTTGGTCGCGTAATCCTTCTGCCGCCAGGTGCGGTTGAGCTCGCGGCCTTCCTCCTCGTCGACCAGGCGAATGGTCAGTTCGGAGTCGCCGCTGCGCTGGCGTAGCGCCAGCTCGCACCAGTGCTGCAGATCGGCGAGCGCCGGCGCCGCGCCAGTGCTGGCGCACTGCAGGTCGAGCTCAATCACCGGCGGCATCCTGTGCGGCGCGCTTGCTGGCCGGCGACTGGCGATCCTCGAAGGACTCGTAGGCCTCGACGATACGCTGTACCAGCGGATGGCGGACTACGTCCTTGGGCTTGAAGTGGGTGAAGCTGATGCCGTTGACGTCCTTCAGTACCTCGATGACATGCGCCAGGCCGCTCTTGGTGCCGCGGGGCAGGTCGACCTGGGTGATGTCGCCGGTGATCACTGCGGTGGAGCCGAAGCCGATCCGCGTGAGGAACATCTTCATCTGTTCCTGTGTGGTGTTCTGGCTTTCATCCAGGATGATGAAACTGTTGTTCAGCGTGCGCCCGCGCATGTAGG includes:
- the ybeY gene encoding rRNA maturation RNase YbeY; translated protein: MIELDLQCASTGAAPALADLQHWCELALRQRSGDSELTIRLVDEEEGRELNRTWRQKDYATNVLSFPADVPDEMLDIPLLGDLVICVPVVEREALEQGKTLTAHWAHLVIHGCLHLLGYDHIDDDEAEEMEDLERQLLAELGHPDPYAEESPVSGICKDS